From Sporolactobacillus pectinivorans:
CATGGCAGCATCTATCATAATGGCTCGGAGGGATCCCGATTTTTTTATTTATTTTTCTGCTCATCTCGCATATGTATTTATGTGAGGTGAGCCGCATGGCTGAAATGGAAAACACTTGTCAGCAATTTGCAGATATTCTTCATGGAAAATCTAAGCTTGAAAATGGTGTTTGTTCTGTTTCCTTGCGCAGAACTTTTAATGTAATTATTCAAGAAAAGACAAGTGTTGATGTCGCTGACGTTGAAATCTTATTTGAGTCCCTTGACCCATCGGGCAACGCGCTTAATTTAGCTGAAATCGCAGTCCTTCAAGAAGAAGTTCCTCCATTCGTTTGGTCAGTGTCTCAACAAGAAATCATCGTGAGTGCTATTCATAATCACTGGATATTTACACAACCAACAATTTTATATATACACCTACAATCTGTTGAACCACCTCTGATATTCGCTAAGAAACTTGCAAATTCTTTTTTGTACTTGGGCAGTAAACCTGTTTCTTGATTTAAATGTCGTACTGCAAATTACACCAATGTCCCATCAATTAATAGAGGAAATGTTTCATCCTCTTTAAATTCTTTCAACACATCCGAAATGTCGGATAGCTTCCCATCCTCACCCTTTGCTCTACTGAATTTAAGAAGTGCATAATCACGGTCAACTTCCTCAATTCCATCTTCTAATTTGTCGTCTCCATCAGCCACAAATTCAACATACATTTTCAGTACTTCTTGTTTATCTGATGCTTTGATAAGAGCATAATACGGATCGTGTATTTCAAAGTATTTCATTATCCCGTCCTCCTTCGCTTTATCTGTCTACTCTAAACAGGCACCTTCATTCCTTCGTCTGTCCCTTCCCCACTCTTGCATTGTTCATATAATGCAGTATCACATGATGGAAGGAGATAATTACTATGTGCAGCACTACTTACCCAACCACTGGCTATGGTCATGGCAATACATTTGTTCTAATCGCAGAATCCATCGTCGTTTCGTCATCCGGATCCCTCCTAAAAAGAAGAAAAGGGGTGTTAAGCCACCCCAGTTCCCTCATCATCGTTCCCATTGTTTTTCTCTCGGTCGAGTTTCACTTTTTTCTGGCTCTCTTTCCACTCGCCCCACTTCTCAGCCAGTGGCGCAACCCGTTTCCGGTATTCATCCAGGTCCTCCATTAACCGACCATCTGATATATTCAGCTTGGACGCGATCTTCAAGTAAGAGAGTCCATCCAGGTGCATGCCCATAATCTTGTAAAAATCCAAGTTCATATCATCAAAAGTTGGTGCAAGCCCACTGGCGATGAATGCATCGATCGTTTCCCGTTTCAGCACCTCTTCCTTTTGCTCTGTGGGAATGAGCTCCGGAGGAAGCCCAAGGTCCAGTTCCGTTTGCTCGATGGGCTTCACTTCATGAACCACTCCCTGATCATCGACTTTGTACTCTGTCATTGGTTTCTGCGTCTCTTTATTGACGACTACAGAGTAAGAAACGAATTCCTCTTCCAACTGCACATTGACGTGAGTGTCGATCATATCGGCCAGTGTGTCGATTTTACCTGCAAGACCGCCACCCCTGACTTCCAGAACGACTTCTTGGACACCGTCCGGTTTCAGATTCACTTTCTTAACAAGCGGTTTAAATTCAATATAGGCCATGCTAAACATCTCCTCAGATTAGGTTTAACTGCTCAATTTGCTCATCCAGCGGAATCACTTTCACTTCCACCCGCGGCTGTTCTGAATAGAACTTTGACACATGCAGGCTCACGACTTGCTTGTCATCCTGCCAGGTAATCCCGGTCATGGCGTCCATTATTCCTTTCGCGACATTGTCAATGTCTGGCTTCTTAATCGGCCGAAGCGTGCCGGCAACAGCTGCAGCTTTCTTTTTCTTGCTCATCGATTTAAGTAGCGGACGATAGATTACCAGTTTCAAAGATACAGGTCCATCAATCGGTGTATGCGGCCGATTCTGCGAAGCCAGCAGCTTCACGTATTTCTTATACTCCCGACTATCAGGTGGATCCACGGCCCGGGAAAATCCGCCGACTGTTGAAAATCGTGGCCGCCCCTGAGCAATTGGTTCACCATAGATCGTGAATTCAATCATCCGTATCGCCCTCCTTCAGCCAATCAGCCACATCCGGGTATGCTTTGGAAATGATTTCAATCGCTGTTTTCATACCTTGATTAAATCCCCTATCCCACTTTTCTTCTCCAACGTCACTATTGAATGCGTCAATAAATTCTTCTTTCGGTGTTATAGGATTAATAATCTCTCTTCCTGTTTTTAGTGCTTCAATCCAATCTTCTATTTCTTCTAGGTTCGGCCATTTATTTGATTTTTCAAGGGCTCTATTGATGGCCTCTGAGCCTTCAAATCCATTTAATGAGGTCAGTACTTCTATGGCAGCCTTTTTATTTAAAACATAGGGTTTACTCATTTCTTATCCCCATCCCCCAGGCAATCCTCACACAACCGCGGATAGCCCGCTTCTTCTCCGTCGATCAGGCATCCACATCGTTCACATAAAAGCCCTTCTAAAATCATTTCTGCGACTTCACCCATAACATTCATCTCCCTCACTTTAGACTGAAAACCACAAATCCCGGTTTCTGCTCAAAATCAGTGATATATCCGATGGTCTTGCTTGTCCGGTATCCGGTGTACCCTTTCTCCTTAGTCCATTCATTCAGCGTTACTGTATCCCCTAATTTGTAGTCGTGATCGTTTTTTCGGATTTCAAAAGTCTTATCTCCAGAAACCACTGCCGCGAAATATTCTGGAAGAATCTTAATCTCGTGAATTGCCATCCTTAAACCACCCCCTAGATACCACTCAAATATTTATCCAATTCAGCCGCCCGCTGCCGGTCCTCTTCCGTGACCTCACGAGGCTTGTCTGGCTGAGGATTGTCCATCCACTCCGGTTGTATTTCTTGGTGGACGTTGCTGCCAGCTTGTCGCAGCCTCCGCTGCTGGAACTTCTTTTGTTCTTCCTCCGCCTGGTAAACTGTTCTGATGCCTTTATCGACCCAGCTGTTTAGGATTGATCTCGCATAAGGGTAGCCCTTGCCGTTCTTAGATGCCTTTTCAAAGGCCAAGCAAACAAGCTCTTCAGATAGTCCATCGTTATCGATATAGTCTGTAATCTCTTCTGCGAGAAGTGGTGTTGGTTGCTTGCCAAAGCAGAGCATATACGAGTCAAAAAAGTTTGACTTGGAAACAGCAGCTGTTCTGTTAGTTATGTTTTGTTTGTTAAGGTCTGTTAAGAGAGAGTCGGATTTTCCGACTAATCTTTGACCATTTACGCCATCATTAGAGCCGTGATTAGTGTTAGG
This genomic window contains:
- a CDS encoding DUF1259 domain-containing protein, whose product is MAEMENTCQQFADILHGKSKLENGVCSVSLRRTFNVIIQEKTSVDVADVEILFESLDPSGNALNLAEIAVLQEEVPPFVWSVSQQEIIVSAIHNHWIFTQPTILYIHLQSVEPPLIFAKKLANSFLYLGSKPVS
- a CDS encoding 2-methylcitrate dehydratase, whose translation is MAYIEFKPLVKKVNLKPDGVQEVVLEVRGGGLAGKIDTLADMIDTHVNVQLEEEFVSYSVVVNKETQKPMTEYKVDDQGVVHEVKPIEQTELDLGLPPELIPTEQKEEVLKRETIDAFIASGLAPTFDDMNLDFYKIMGMHLDGLSYLKIASKLNISDGRLMEDLDEYRKRVAPLAEKWGEWKESQKKVKLDREKNNGNDDEGTGVA
- a CDS encoding RusA family crossover junction endodeoxyribonuclease, giving the protein MIEFTIYGEPIAQGRPRFSTVGGFSRAVDPPDSREYKKYVKLLASQNRPHTPIDGPVSLKLVIYRPLLKSMSKKKKAAAVAGTLRPIKKPDIDNVAKGIMDAMTGITWQDDKQVVSLHVSKFYSEQPRVEVKVIPLDEQIEQLNLI
- a CDS encoding DUF3850 domain-containing protein, producing MAIHEIKILPEYFAAVVSGDKTFEIRKNDHDYKLGDTVTLNEWTKEKGYTGYRTSKTIGYITDFEQKPGFVVFSLK
- a CDS encoding DnaD domain-containing protein — translated: MNYFEIVRSYNEFLIAKQVGAKANSLFYALIGKSNILRFPTKLTIYNSELRDLSGLSKDELNPARNKLMQVHVNDQYLVKYKSRGTRKPGDYWINYEGLTNFFQNEPSSDWSCIQIKDKPINPSKEDYSDNPLNSGANPNTNHGSNDGVNGQRLVGKSDSLLTDLNKQNITNRTAAVSKSNFFDSYMLCFGKQPTPLLAEEITDYIDNDGLSEELVCLAFEKASKNGKGYPYARSILNSWVDKGIRTVYQAEEEQKKFQQRRLRQAGSNVHQEIQPEWMDNPQPDKPREVTEEDRQRAAELDKYLSGI